From the genome of Corallococcus macrosporus DSM 14697:
GGCCATAGGGCGGCCCGAAAGCGGCCCCACCTATGTCTTCAACGCCATGTCGGTGGATGCCAATTCGGGCGCGACGGATGCCATCACCGCGTGTGGGGACATCATCACCAAGTACCGCATGACGGACCTCACCGTTCCCTCCTGCCATGGCAATGCCTATGTCGCGCTCTGCAATGGAACAAATTGCAACAACGCCTGCTTCCATTGCTACGGGCCAAACGGCTGTCCCAACTGAGTGACATGGTATGCTGCGCTGGATTGTTGAGACATCGGGTTGGTCGTAGTCAGACTGCTGGCTTCAGCATCAGCTCCCGCCGGGCCTGACTCGGCGAGAGGAAGTTGTGGCGGTTCAGACTCGACTTTCGCCATTTTGAGAGGAGGGCCGTGGTTCATGCGGCCCTCGCTTCATCGCGGGGGGCGTAGCGCTTCACCTGCTCGTAGCCGCCCGGGTAGCCACGGGCCTTCACCATGTCAAGGCTCGGCCAATCAGGTCGCTGTTCGGTTCGGCCAATCAGGTCCGGACGTGAAGCGCCCAGGAATCGCGACGGAGTGGGCCGCGCGGGTTCGGCCAAACCGGTCCGGCAGGGGCTCCGCCAGGTGTCAGCGTGCGGCGGTGTCAGCGTGGGCCGCGCGCGGTGCTCGGGTGCGCTTGGCGAGCGGTGGGTTGCGGTAGCTGTCACCCTTGATGCTGATGATGCTCGCGTGGTGGATGACGCGGTCAATGAGGGCGATGGCGCACGCGGCGTTGGGGAAGATGGTGGTCCACTCCGAAAACGGGAGGTTGGTCGTCAGGACAATCGGCTTCTTCTCATACCTGCGCGACGCCACCAGGAAGAGGAGGTCGGCGTTCCTGGCGTCGTAGGAGAGGTAGCCAATCTCGTCGATGACGAGCAGCCCCGCCTGGGTGCAGTAGTGCTTCAGGCGTCTGTCGAGCGCCCGGGCGGAGTCGTGGCTCCCGAGGTCGAGCAGCAGTTGGGAGGCGGTGGTGAAGAGGACGGAGTGGCCGGCCTGCACGGCGTTGTAGGCGATATTCTGAAGCAATCATCGTCTTGCCCAGGCCCTGGGGCGCGACGAGGACGACGTTGGCGGGGCGGGCCATGAAGTCCAGCGCGAGGGCGCTCTCGACGGCCGTCCTGTCAATGTGCTTGGGCCAGCCCCAATCGAAGTCGGCCATCGTCCTGAGGGTGCCCAGCTGGAGCGGTTGTCGAGGTAGAGCGTCTCGGGCACGCCGTGCTGGCGCGCGGCCCGCACCAGCAGGCCGAGCATGTCGTCCTCGCGCTCGGTGGAGCGCGCCTCGAGGGCGACGACGTAGTGGCTCCTGTCGTCGAGCAGTGCGTGGATGCGCAGCGGCTCCCACTTCGTGCCGCCGGTGAGCACCGGGCCATGGCAGACATCGCCATGCCACAACGCGCCGGGGTACGCGGCCTCCCAGCGCCGGCGCTCAACCCCCTCCCCCGTCCCGCGTAGCGAGACGCGGTCCAGCCCACGCTCGGCGAGTAGCCGCCGCACGGTGGCGGCGCTCACCGCGCCCTCGCGCACGCGGCCCTGGCGCACCAGCGTCGTGAGAATCAGCTCCGCGGACGCGCTCAGGTGCTCGCGCCGCACGTCGCAGACCAGTTGCTTCTGCCGCTCGTCGAGCGCCTTGGCGCGGCCCGCGTCCTTGCGCGGCTGGGGCCGCAGGGCGGCGAGGCCGTGCCTGCGGAAGCGGTAGTACCAGCGCTCCAGCGTCGGCATGCTGAAGTGCCACGTGCGCTCGGCGCCGGGCGGACGGAACTTCTGCCGCGTCAGCTCCCTCAGTGCGCCGCGCAGCTCTCCGCGCGTCAGCTGGCGGTGCACCACCGGGCCAATAACCTGGCTGCGGAAGACTGCAATCTCTTCACCGTGGTCCTTCGGGACGAGCTCGTCCATGGAGGTCTCCTTCCCGCTGCCCGCGTCCATCGCGGGCCTGGCGGGAAGCTCTCCCCTCGCATCCGCCTGGGCTGCTGGGAGCGTGCCCAACGCGGTGGGCGCGGATTCCCTAGCAACTTCGCGGTGATGGTCATCAGCTCACATGGCGGGCTCCGGCGAAGGCTTGATGCTCGAGCGGCGCCCCCCGCCATGCGAGCGGCGCGTGAGCGCACAGTGCCTGCGCCGCGCGGGCCGCGAGCGCCCGGAGCCCCTGCGCCACCGCGCCGAGTGGGAGTGCGCCGAACAGCTGCCGCGCCCCAAGCTGCCGCGCCCACCTGGCCAGCGAGCGCCAGCCGCGGGCGGCGTCCCCCAGACGCGTCCAGTCGCTCGTCCGCCGTCGCATCTCGTCCGCCCTCAGGCCGCACAAGGTCCACAGCGCCAGCGCGAAGCCAATCGCCTCCCCGCTGAAGTGCTTGCGTGGGCGGACGGACGGCGGCACCACGCGCATCACCGCGCCACAGGGCTGGCAGCGGTAGCGGCGACAGAGCACCACTGCACAGGTGGGCGCTGCGCCCGGAGTCGGCGGGCCGCGCTGCTGGCGCTCGACGAGCCCATGCCCGTGGATGCCTGGCCCACCGCCTTCGTAGGCCCCGCGCCCACACGCCACGCAGCGCTTCGGCCGGCCCTCGTCCACCGAGGGCGGCCAGTTCTTGGCGTCGCCCTCGAAACGGACGACTCCTCGGGTGTCCCGGTTCTCTTTCCGCAGGGTTCCCGGGGCCCGCGTGGAGGGTGTTCCCGCACCCTCTGCGCACCTTTCTCCCCGTCCTCCTGACCGCCTGCTACATCATCGGGCCTGGCGCTCCAGTTTCTCGCTGACCATGGGCGCGCGGCGCGAATCCATCACGCAGCCGGCTCGAACTCGGGCCTCGAGCTCTCATCCAGAGGGCTCGTCAACACCCCAATAGGTGTCTTCGCGCTTCTCCCTTCGCACCGGCAGTCGCCGGAAGCGATTCAGCCAGGAGCGCCCGTGCTCCACCGTCCTTGGGGGTGGCCAACGAGGTGCCACGCACGGCGGGGCCCGCGCTTCAGTGCCTGGAGGAGCGATTCGGCGTCACCTCCGCCCGGGGCGCACGCGCGGCCTCGGGCATCGGTGTGTCTGGCGAAGCCTTCCGTGAGGCGCACACCGCGGAGGTGGAGCGGAACGAGGGCCTGCTGCACAAGGCCCGCGGCGGCGAGCGCCGCGGGCCCCGGCCGCTACGGCTTGAAAGGGGGCCAGGGTGAGGGTGGACGGAGCGGCGCTACCGTCCTCGAACCGCCAGCCACCGTTCTCGTTGGCGTCGAACTCGCGGCCCACGTCCAGGAGCTGGGTGCCGTCGAAGAGGGCCAGCACGGGGACGTGCGTGGAGGACACGGACGCCTTCCACAGGTGCGTGCCCGCGGACGTCCAGCCGGACACCGCGGTGCTGCCGTCGCGCGCAGGTCAGCGATGCCCTCGAATCCGAGCTCTTGGAACTCGCCGATGCGCTTCTTCTTGCGGAGCCGTCGCTTCACGCTCGTGAGCGTGCGAGCCACAACCCGCACTTCCGAAGCGGTGCGTGGGAGGCCCGACCACGCTCGCGACGCCGGCAGCGTGGCCGCTCGCATTCCTGGTGTTGGTAGTCGTCCCCGTGGGATATCCTCGGACGCTCGCGGCGGAATCGTCAGTGATGGGTGCCCATGTCTACTTTTGACTCGACCAAGACCCTGCTCAGCGACCTCCTCACGAAGGTCGTGAAGGGCAAGCTCCAACTGCCTGACTTCCAACGTGGGTGGGTCTGGGACGACGAACACATCCAGTCGTTGCTCGTGAGCATCGCGCGGTCGTTCCCCATTGGCGCCGTGATGCTCCTCGAGACGGGCGGCGAGGCGCGTTTCCAGGTGCGCGCCGTGGAGGGCGTCGACCTGCCGCCCAACTCGAACCCCGAGGAGCTGATCCTCGACGGCCAGCAGCGTCTCACGTCCCTCACGCAGGTACTGAAGCTCGACAAGCCTGTCGCGACGCGTGACGCGAAGAAGCGGGAGCTCAAGCTCCATTACTACTTCGACATCGAGAAGGCGCTGTTGGGCCCCCAGGCGCTGGAGGACGCGATCGTCACCGTCGACGAGCAGCGTACCCAGCGAGAGGACTTCGGCCGCAAGGTGGTGCTCGACCTCAGCACGCGCGAGAAGGAGATCAATGCCTTCCATTTCCCGTGCAGCCAGATCCTGAACTCGGACGACTGGGAGCAGGCCCTCTCCGAGCATGCGCCCGAGAAGCTCGCGCGGTTCATGAAGTTCCGACGGCAGGTTGTGGAGCCGTTCCGCAACTACGCGCTGCCGGTCATCAGCCTGAGGAAGGAGACCTCGAAGGAGGCCGTCTGCCTCGTGTTCGAGAAGGTGAACACGGGCGGCGTTCCGCTGTCTGTCTTCGAGCTCATCACGGCCACGTGGGCGGTGGACGGCTTCAACTTGCGCGACGATTGGTTCGGCGGGAGGGGCAAGAGCGGGCGCCACGCTCGCCTCGGCAAGAGGCCGCTGCTCCGTGATCTCCAGCCGACGGACTTCCTCCAGGGCGTCTCGCTGCTGCACTCCTTCGACAGGCGCACGCAGGACCTCGCCGCCGGGCGCTCCGGCAAGGAGGCCACGGGGGTCACCGCCAAGCGCGAGCACATCCTCGAGATGCCGCTCGGGGCCTTCGAGAAGTGGGCCGAGTCGCTGACCCAGGGATTCGAGGAGGCCGAGCGCTTCCTGCGCAGCGAGGGGTTCCACCACCCGAAGTTCCTCCCATATCGGACGCAGCTCACTCCGCTGGGCGCCGTGCTCGCGAATCTCGGTGAGCGCTGGCTCGAGCCGCAGATCAAGACGAAGCTCGCGCGCTGGTTCTGGTGCGGAGTCCTGGGCGAGCTCTACGGCGGCGCCGTCGAGACGCGGATCGCGCTCGACGTTCAGCAACTCCTCGCTTGGGTCAACGAACCCTCGGCGCCGGAGCCCGCCACCGTTCAATCCGCGGGCTTCAATCCGAATCGCCTCGACACGCTCCGTTCGCGCACCAGCGCCGCGTACCGTGGGCTCTACGTGCTCTTGCAGCGAGAGGGCGCGTGCGACTTCTTCTGGAAGGCGCGCATGGTCGACCTCGACCGCGACGATGCGAAGCTCGACATTCACCACATCTTCCCGAAGAAGTGGTGCGAGGACCACGACATCCCCCCGCGCGTCTTCAACGCGATCGTCAACAAGACGGCCATCTCCTACAAGGCGAACCGGATGATCGGCGGCAGCGCCCCCTCGAAGTACCTCGCGCAGCTTCAGGGGCACGTCCAGGTGAAGCTCGACGACGCCGCGATGGACACCATCGTGAAGAGTCACGTCATCAACCCGGCGCTGCTGCGAGCCGACTCGTTCCAGGCGTTCTACGCGGCGCGCAAAGCGGCACTGTTGGCCCTCGTCGAGCGTGCGATGGGCAAGGCGTCGGCCGAGGCCACCGCCATCGGCGCTGACGACGAGGACGGCGACGAGGACGAGGGCGAGGCCACGTGACCATGCGGGCGTCGTCGTCTTCGGTCATCGCCTACAAGAGAGCGTGACGTTCGAGTCGATCATCCTGAACCACGGGTGGGATCGATCGGCGTGGGACCTCGCGAGCCTCTTCCTGCTGAGCGTCGGCGCGGAGCTTCTGGGCCCTGACGTGCCGCGCGTGGTCGGCATCAGCGAGGAGACGACCAGCTACGTCTCCCCCGGCTACTTCGCCGAGGGCGACCCGTTCGCCGGCTTCATCGTCCACGAGGCCGCGCACTTCTTCCACAATTGCAAGAAAAGGACGATCGGCCTGTGCGAGACGCGCACGAAGGAGTGGCTGCTCGACATTGAGTACCGGCAGCGCGAGACGTTCGCCTACTCGTGCGAGGCTTACGCCCGCGTGTTGGCCTGTGGGAGGGGCACCGGCGAGCGACGCGCTCTGGCCGCCGATACACAGCATCGCCGCGCATCTCGGAAGAGCGCGTCGACCCGGCCGAGGTCGCGACCATCGTCACGGAGGAGGCCGCCGCGCGGAGCGGGTGGAAGGTGCTCCTCGCGCGGTGCGCGCCGAGGACCAAGTCGCGCTCGGCGCTTCAGTTCGCGCGCGAGATGCTCGCTGCCGGAGATCTTGCTGACCAACTACACACGATCTGGGACTTGACCCTTCTCTCCGGCACGGTGCTCCTGGCGCAGGGTAACGCTGGAGGTGGCCAACCACCGCCCGTACCTCTCGCAGAAGCGGCTGTACTGGTAGCCGCCCGGCACCGCCTCCAGTTACTCCTGCCATAGCAGCAGCTTGGTGACGCCCTTCTTCTTCAGCTCCGCGTACACGTGCGCCCAGTCCGGCTCGGGACGCTCCGTCAGGGCCTTCGCATCCTCGGGAAACAGCAGCGCCGTCAACGCCGCGTCATCATCCAACTCCGGCGGCAGCGGCCACGTCAGCTTCGCCACCCGGGCGCGCCCCAGGTAGTCGCACACCGTGCCATTGCCGATGCCCAGGCTCGCCGCAATCGCCCGCGTCGTCAGCTTCGCCTCGAACCGCAACCGGAACAGCACTCTCAACTTCCTCATGGACAGCCTCTGTGCCGCCATCTCCACCTCCGAATCGGAGGCGCAGTGGCCTGCTGCTGCCCAGCGCCGTCAACGCTTCTGTCGACCGCCCACTCCTCACTACGAGTGGTGCTCGGCTTCACCGGAATGCCTGCTCGGCATCCCCGGAATCGGTGCTCGACATGCCCGGAATGCCTGCTCGGCATCCCCGGAACGGCTGCTCACCTTGCTCCGGAATCCCTGCTCAGCTTGGCCTGGAATCGGTGCTCGGCTTGCCCCGGAACACGCAGCCACGGAGGTGGCAACCCAAGCTTCAGGTATTGCAAAGGGCTTCCAACACTTATGGCCCCAAGGCCGGAGAAGTATTGACATCGGCAGCAGGGGTACGCGGGCGTCGCATCCCTAGGGGTTGCCTTTCACGCTTTGTAAAGGCCATCCTGCCAGTGGCGTGACATCCCGTAACGCCAGGAGGAACACCTTGATGAAGCACAGTGCGAAGTGGATTTTTGTGGCCCTGACGTCGCTGCTTGGGTCCGTGGCAGGAGCGGGCGAGAGGGTTCGCAAGCCCGTCCAAGTGGCGAATGGATACGCTGCGGGGCCCATTGGCAGTGCTCGAAACAGCCCGGACTCAGTGCAACAGATTGGCTGCACCATCACCACCTATGAAGGCAGCGCACCGGTGCTCGTCTGTTTCGCGCGTAGCCTCACCACATATGGCTCCTGCTCATCGGATGACCCGAACCTCGTGGCCACGGCACGCGCCATCAATGGCGACTCCTATATCTCCTTCAACTGGAACGCCTCTGGCCGGTGTACGAATCTCCATGTGAGCACCGCTTCGAATTACGAACCCAAGCAACTGTGAGTGGCGCATCCCCGGAGGCACGTCGCGGTCACGTGCCTCTGGGGGGCCGCCGCAGTTCGTCACCCGCATGCGAGTGCGCCCAGACATGTCCATCTCCTTCAAGTCGTGGCTCATCTTCCTCGTCATTGTGCCCCTTTCTGCGTTTCTCGCGGGCCGGCACGCGGCGCCCGACGCGAACGCCCATGTTCTCGAAGAACTCGAACATCAGCGTGGGATGCTCGAAACCCTTGTGAAGCAAACGGCGTTACCCTCCAACGCGCCCTGCGGCCCCCCTCCGCCCCCCGCAAGTGTGGATGTTGCACTGCTTCGAGCCGAACTCGCCCTGGCGCTCCGCGAGGCTCTGTCCCTGAGTCATACCTCAGCCCGTACCGATTCTGCTGAAGCTTCTGAAGAAGCACCACTCCAGAGCCTCTCTGCCGTCGAGGAAACACACCGTCTGCTCGACGCCGCGCTTCGCGCTCGCCGATGGACCGTAGGGGATGCGCAAGCGTTCCGTGAATCACTCGGCATCATGCCACCGGATCAGCGTAACGAAGCTATCCGTCGGCTCATCACGACGATCAACAGTCAAGAACTCGAAGTGCAGACTGGGGCGGCTCCATTCTGAACGGAGGGGCGCCGCCTCGCGTTAGTCGGCGCGGCCTACGAACCACCACGAACCAAAGAGAGAAAGCGTTCTCGCGGCATGAAGCAGGAGGAGTCTCTGCCCGGAGGTGCAACAGTTCATTCGTAGCGGAAGCGCATCCGCGACGATGGGCGGATTCCTGCATATGTGAAGTACGGAGCCATGGATGTGTCGGTGGCGTCACTGGGGCGAAGATGCACGGCAACGCACGAGAACCATTACCATTCCTCTGGGCTGCGGCGTAGTCGTTAGCGCGGCACGACTGGCGCGCCGGATGAACCACTGGCTCAAGTAGATGAAAATGCGCGCTGCCCCGAGGGTGTGTGCAACGCCCCGTGTGTCTCCGGAGCACACCTGTGGCTACCGATTATTCGGGTCCGGCGAGAAGTGCGCCTCAGCGAACGCGTCATTGCGTGCGCAGTCCTGAGGATGGAGCCCGAAGAATGCACGGGCATGATGCGGTGAAGGCGGGTTGATGTGCGCAGGTGTCTCTGTGAGGCCACGCGGTCCGTCACGGGGCGCGGCAGAATTCTGGCGTGTTGGCTACGGCCGACAAGAATGGCAAGATGCGGGCCGTCGTAAAGGCGCTTGCTCAAACGTTGCGCTCGGCCTTGCGGAGCCGCTCGGAGCTGGCGCTGGAGAACCTGGCTCTTCGCCAGCAACTTGCAGTCTTCCGTGAGATGCTCCCATCCCCAAGGCTTGCTCGGGGCGACCGCGTCTTCTGGGTCGTTCTCCAACGCCTCTAGCAGGGGTGGCGAAGACCACTGTGCTTTGTGCAGCCGGCGACAGTGGTGAAGTGGCATCGGATGGGCTTTCGGCTCTTCTGGCGCTGGAAGTCCCGGAGTCGGCTGGGGCGGCCTCGGGCAACTCCGGAACTGCGCGCGTTGATTCGGCGAATGGCCGAAGCCAACCCGACATGGGGGGCTCCGCGCATTCACGGGGAGTTGCTGGAATTGGGGATGGAGGTAGGCCAGACAACGGTCGCTCGTTACATACCCAGACCGAGAAGGGGAGCGCCGAAACCATCACCAACATGGCGGAACTTCTTGCGCTTGCATCTGGCGGAGTCCGCAGGGATGGACTTCTTTGTCATTCCGACTGCGACGTTTGGAGTGCTGTTGGGATTTGTGGTTGTGAGTCACCGAGACAGGCGAATCCTCCACCTCAATGTGACAGCGCACCCGACGGAAGAATGGACGAAGCAGCAGTTGCGAGAGGCCTTTCCCTGGGCCAGTGCTCCGAGGTACTTGCACCGAGATAGGGACAAGCTCTACTCCGAGGGCGTTCGCGCCACGCTTACCCATTTGGGGATTCGCGAGGTGCCGAGTGCAGCACGGTGTCCGTGGCAGAATCCCTATGCGGAGAGAGTCATCGGCTCGATACGTAGGGAGCTGCTGGACCATGTCGTCGTCCTGAACGAAACTCACGCTCGGCGCCTGCTGCGCGAATACCAGCGCTACTACAACGCGAGCCGGACGCACCTGGCGCTCGGGAAAGATGCGCCCGAGACGCGTGCGGTGCAGGGGCCGGAGCACGGAGCCAAGGTGATAGAGCTACGGGAAGTCTTCGGGCTCCACCACCGGTACGAGCGCCGCACTGCATAGCGTCTCGGTCCTTCCAACAACACCCTCGAAGATCCGCTCGTGGTGCATCAGCCTACCTGCGTTCGCAGGACGGGAGGGGAGTGTCCACATACTTCTATCAAATGGAAGAGAAGGCCCAGCGGCCCGTCATGCGCATCGCCCACATCATGACGCGCGTTTTGACGCAGCCTTGACGCACGCATGACGCAGCAACCGAATATTGGGTAGGCACAGGGCTTCTGGCTGCGCGATTTGTTAGAGAACTTCTGGCGACCTACTTAGGGACGCAGCACGACGCTAGGAGCCGACAGTGACGAAGTCGACCGAGGGCACGCCGAAGGGCGAGCTGATCCTCTACCAAACTGAGGACGGGCGCGCGCGCATCGAGTGCCGCTTCGAAGACGAGTCGGTCTGGCTCACGCAGGCGCTCATGGCTCAGCTCTTCGACATCGGCGTCGGGACGGTGAACCACCACCTGAAGGGGATTTTCGCCGAGGGGGAACTGGCGCCGGAGGCAACTATTCGACGCCATCGAATAGTTCGAACCGAGGGGCAGCGCACCGTCGCGCGCGAACTCGAGCACTACAACCTCGAGGCGATCCTCGCCGTCGGCTTCCGCGTCCGCAGTCATCGCGGCACTCAGTTCCGCAAGTGGGCGAACGCTCGTCTGTCGGAGTACCTGGTCAAGGGCTTCACGATGGACGACGAGCGACTGAAGAACCCGCCCGGTCCAGGCCACACGGACTACTTCGACGAGCTGCTTGAGCGGATTCGCGACATCCGCGCGTCCGAGCGGCGCTTCTACCAGAAGGTCCTCGACATCTACGCGACGAGCGTCGACTACCAGCCCGACATCGACCTCTCGCAGCAGTTCTTTGCGATGGTGCAGAACAAGATGCACTGGGCCGCGCACGGGCACACGGCCGCCGAGATCGTCCACGAGCGCGCCGACGGCGAGAAGCCCTTCATGGGGCTGCAAACGACGCGGCCGGGAGGCGTGGTCCGCAAGGCCGACGCCGCGATCGCGAAGGACTACCTGACCGAGCCCGAGCTGCAGGTCCTCCATCGCATCGTGAACCTCTACATCGAGTTCGCTGAGCTGCAGGCGCTCGAGCGGAAGCCGATGACGATGCGCGACTGGGTCGAAAAGCTCGACGAGTTCCTCAAGGCGTCCGGCCGCAAGCTGCTCAATCACGCGGGGACAATCTCGGCAGAAGTGGCGAAGGCGAAGGCCGAGCGCGAGTATGAGCGCTACCAGGCGCTCCAGGACGCGAAACCGCGCATGATCGACGCCGCCTTCGAGGCGACAGCGAATCAGCTCAAGAAGTCTGCCCAGACGCGCGGGAAGAAGGGGCGCGGCAATTGATGTGCTGCACCCTCGCGCCCCTGCTTCGCGGACGGTTCGCCCGGGCGCTCTTTGTCCGCGGGCCGCGCCAAGCGTCCCAGCCCGCGCTTCGGGCGCACCACGAGCCAATGTGGGCGCACTGGTGGCGGCCGGCGGCGGGCTCGGTAGACCGCCTTAGGGGGACTCGGGGAGGTTCATGGGCTCTGGCTGAAGGGCTCCCTGCCTGCTCTTGCCCCGTTCACCTGCCCACTCACGCCCCCGATGCCCGCGAGTCGCGCCGAGCGCTCCTCGGCAACCACTCGATTTCCCAAGCGCAAATCCCTTGTGATTCAGGGGCTTAAGCACGAAGGCCCCGCGATATTCATCGCGAGGCCCGTGTAAAACAAAAGGGCCCTACCGGTTGGTAGGGCCCTTCGTTCAGCTCCCCGAACGAAGCCCTGCGCGAACTCGTTCTCGGCTTTTCTCTCAGAGGACTCAAACTCTCTGAGGGCCATAAACCGAGTAATATCCAGCGGTTTCAAAGAGGGGGCTGGGCGAGCCCTTCAATCGGGGGCCGATTGAATGTCCGCAAACTACACTGTGGGTGGCCTCTCGTCCATGGTTCAGATCCTCCGGCGCCCGCTTCACAGCGAGTGCGTGGCGATGCGGTGCGCATGGGCTTGAGGGGGACTCGACGAGGTGGGTGAAAGTCGCATGCCTTCGAGGTACGCGCAGGCTTAGGGACGGAGCCCTGCCCAGGTGGCCCATCCCGGCCACAGCCTCCACGGGGGCGAGCCTGACGCGCCTAGGTGCCGCTGCCGCAAGCGCGAGGCCATGGGCCGCTCAAGATACTTCTAGGCCAGGTTGGGCGTCGGCGGTGTTCCTCGCCGTCCAGCGTAAACGCGGGACGGCGTCCTGCTCGTCATCCCCAAGAGGTGGCTAGGGCCGCTGGGCTGTCGGTGCAGGGGTAGGGGCGTGAGCCTTCGGTTGGTGGGTAGTCCCCTCTTGGCCCGCTGCTGCCGGGCATCACCGTAAGGGTGCAGAGACCAAAGAGGTAGCGCGCAACACGACATTTGAATATTGTGATGTCGTCATGCCGGTCGCTGCTACTTCTCTAGATGTTCGCTCCGCCTCCCGCCTCTTCAAGGCGCTGGGGGACGAGACCCGTCTACGCATCGTCGCGCTCCTCAGCCATGGCGAGCTGTGCGTTTGCCACTTTGAATCCGCCCTCGGGCTGACCCAGTCCAACACTTCCCGCCAACTCGGAGTGCTGAAGAACGCAGGCGTCGTCGAGGCTCGCCGGGACGGAAGCTGGGTGTACTACCGCCTTGCCCCGCAGATGGAAGAGGTGTGCAAGGCCCAACTCGAGGCGCTCGTGGCGGCCTTCGCGAAACGGGACGCCCTCGGCGAAGACGTCGAGCGCCTCCTCAAATCCCTCGGTCCCAACGCCTGCAAGTAACCCCGAGAGCTTTCTCATGCCCGCTACTTCTGCTCCGGACAGCATCGTCAAGAAGCTCTCCGTCATTGACCGGTTTCTGCCGGTGTGGATCTTCGCCGCCATGGGCCTGGGCATCGGCCTGGGCAGGGCTTTCCCGGACCTGGGCGCGCGCCTGGACACGGT
Proteins encoded in this window:
- a CDS encoding ATP-binding protein, producing MLQNIAYNAVQAGHSVLFTTASQLLLDLGSHDSARALDRRLKHYCTQAGLLVIDEIGYLSYDARNADLLFLVASRRYEKKPIVLTTNLPFSEWTTIFPNAACAIALIDRVIHHASIISIKGDSYRNPPLAKRTRAPRAAHADTAAR
- a CDS encoding GmrSD restriction endonuclease domain-containing protein; amino-acid sequence: MSTFDSTKTLLSDLLTKVVKGKLQLPDFQRGWVWDDEHIQSLLVSIARSFPIGAVMLLETGGEARFQVRAVEGVDLPPNSNPEELILDGQQRLTSLTQVLKLDKPVATRDAKKRELKLHYYFDIEKALLGPQALEDAIVTVDEQRTQREDFGRKVVLDLSTREKEINAFHFPCSQILNSDDWEQALSEHAPEKLARFMKFRRQVVEPFRNYALPVISLRKETSKEAVCLVFEKVNTGGVPLSVFELITATWAVDGFNLRDDWFGGRGKSGRHARLGKRPLLRDLQPTDFLQGVSLLHSFDRRTQDLAAGRSGKEATGVTAKREHILEMPLGAFEKWAESLTQGFEEAERFLRSEGFHHPKFLPYRTQLTPLGAVLANLGERWLEPQIKTKLARWFWCGVLGELYGGAVETRIALDVQQLLAWVNEPSAPEPATVQSAGFNPNRLDTLRSRTSAAYRGLYVLLQREGACDFFWKARMVDLDRDDAKLDIHHIFPKKWCEDHDIPPRVFNAIVNKTAISYKANRMIGGSAPSKYLAQLQGHVQVKLDDAAMDTIVKSHVINPALLRADSFQAFYAARKAALLALVERAMGKASAEATAIGADDEDGDEDEGEAT
- a CDS encoding integrase core domain-containing protein, with product MDFFVIPTATFGVLLGFVVVSHRDRRILHLNVTAHPTEEWTKQQLREAFPWASAPRYLHRDRDKLYSEGVRATLTHLGIREVPSAARCPWQNPYAERVIGSIRRELLDHVVVLNETHARRLLREYQRYYNASRTHLALGKDAPETRAVQGPEHGAKVIELREVFGLHHRYERRTA
- a CDS encoding virulence RhuM family protein gives rise to the protein MTKSTEGTPKGELILYQTEDGRARIECRFEDESVWLTQALMAQLFDIGVGTVNHHLKGIFAEGELAPEATIRRHRIVRTEGQRTVARELEHYNLEAILAVGFRVRSHRGTQFRKWANARLSEYLVKGFTMDDERLKNPPGPGHTDYFDELLERIRDIRASERRFYQKVLDIYATSVDYQPDIDLSQQFFAMVQNKMHWAAHGHTAAEIVHERADGEKPFMGLQTTRPGGVVRKADAAIAKDYLTEPELQVLHRIVNLYIEFAELQALERKPMTMRDWVEKLDEFLKASGRKLLNHAGTISAEVAKAKAEREYERYQALQDAKPRMIDAAFEATANQLKKSAQTRGKKGRGN
- a CDS encoding ArsR/SmtB family transcription factor gives rise to the protein MPVAATSLDVRSASRLFKALGDETRLRIVALLSHGELCVCHFESALGLTQSNTSRQLGVLKNAGVVEARRDGSWVYYRLAPQMEEVCKAQLEALVAAFAKRDALGEDVERLLKSLGPNACK